A region from the Medicago truncatula cultivar Jemalong A17 chromosome 6, MtrunA17r5.0-ANR, whole genome shotgun sequence genome encodes:
- the LOC112422734 gene encoding uncharacterized protein: protein MATHNNNIPAHLPIFEGKNFDQWIVKMKVIFRVQDVLEVVNEGIPALAANATDVQQAAHKELKKKDGKALFLMHQSVSNEIFEKIMHYESAKETWDALEKLYSGDGKLKKMTRNGEIATDVMKVEKVLRTLTSRFDHIVVALGESKDLDSTKIEELQASLEAHELRLIDRNRERGSSKNQEKNDAKSDQKKKKDKKDIQCYNCQKMGHYASECKSKRVPRNKDEAQFAQDEDSDSEEVLLMATVKGEEERSDEWYLDIGCSNHMTCKKSWFSELDDSVNRKIRFAENRIVCADGIGKVLIHRKDDKKACITDVLYVPNMRSNLISIG, encoded by the exons ATGGCAACTCATAACAATAATATTCCTGCGCATCTACCAATCTTTGAAGGCAAGAACTTTGATCAATGGATCGTGAAGATGAAGGTGATCTTCAGGGTCCAGGATGTACTTGAAGTTGTGAATGAAGGGATTCCGGCACTGGCAGCGAATGCAACTGATGTACAACAAGCAGCACAtaaagaattgaagaagaaagatggaaaagCTCTATTCTTGATGCATCAGAGTGTAAGCAATGAGATCTTTGAGAAGATCATGCATTATGAAAGTGCGAAGGAGACATGGGATGCATTAGAGAAACTGTATTCTGGTGATGGTAAGTTGAAGAAG ATGACAAGGAATGGTGAAATTGCCACTGATGTGATGAAGGTGGAAAAGGTTCTCAGAACCTTAACATCAAGATTTGATCACATTGTAGTGGCCCTAGGGGAATCTAAAGACTTAGATTCTACGAAGATAGAGGAACTGCAAGCAAGTCTTGAAGCACATGAGTTAAGGTTGATTGATAGGAATAGAGAAAGAG GTTCTAGCAAGAATCAAGAAAAGAATGATGCAAAGTCTGatcagaagaaaaagaaagataagaAAGACATTCAATGCTATAATTGTCAGAAGATGGGACATTATGCATCTGAATGTAAATCAAAGAGAGTGCCAAGGAACAAAGATGAGGCACAATTTGCTCAGGATGAAGATTCTGATTCTGAAGAAGTACTCTTGATGGCAACAGTCAAAGgggaagaagaaagaagtgaTGAATGGTATTTGGACATTGGGTGTTCAAATCACATGACATGCAAGAAATCTTGGTTCTCTGAATTAGATGATTcagttaatagaaaaataagattTGCAGAGAATCGTATAGTTTGTGCAGATGGTATTGGGAAAGTACTGATTCATAGGAAGGATGACAAGAAAGCTTGCATCACTGATGTGTTGTATGTACCAAACATGAGAAGCAATCTCATTAGTATTGGTTAA